In Chrysemys picta bellii isolate R12L10 chromosome 3, ASM1138683v2, whole genome shotgun sequence, a single genomic region encodes these proteins:
- the SLC35D3 gene encoding solute carrier family 35 member D3, with translation MRLCRGRALGIGVAVAHGLFSGSLNILLKFLLSRYHFAFLTLLQCLSSAVAALSLALLRRLGLVALPPFGLSLARPFAAVAALSTLQSSLTLWALRGLSLPMYVVFKRCLPLATLLLGVLVLKNGGPSAGVLGAVLVTTCGAALAGAGDLTGDPVGYVTGALAVLVHAAYLVLIQKTSADSDYGPLTAQYAIAVSATPFLIICSFASMDSINVWSFPGWKDPVMTCTFIACILFGCAMNFTTLHCTYINSAVTTSFVGVVKSIATITVGMVAFNDVAPTKLFIAGVVVNTLGSLIYCVVKYIETRRQSNYEDLEKEAREEEEKGHAGGQPPFVMEEISKEKGTEETAVKESATGDSQCVEEQKDSTVETAKVPIVLKEASTEEVNKSSLKEAYLGVWRLVRVTNYIKKDYLIENEELPTP, from the exons ATGCGGCTGTGCCGGGGCCGCGCGCTGGGCATCGGGGTGGCGGTGGCCCACGGGCTCTTCTCGGGCTCGCTGAACATCCTGCTCAAGTTCCTCCTCAGCCGCTACCACTTCGCCTTCCTGACGCTGCTGCAGTGCCTGAGCAGCGCGGTGGCCGCCCTCAGCCTGGCGCTGCTGCGGCGCCTGGGGCTGGTGGCCCTGCCCCCCTTCGGGCTCAGCCTGGCGCGCCCCTTCGCGGCCGTGGCCGCGCTCTCCACGCTGCAGTCCAGCCTCACCCTGTGGGCGCTGCGCGGGCTCAGCCTGCCCATGTACGTGGTGTTCAAGcgctgcctgcccctggccaccCTGCTGCTGGGCGTCCTGGTGCTCAAGAACGGCGGCCCCTCGGCCGGGGTGCTGGGCGCCGTGCTCGTCACCACCTGCGGGGCAGCGCTGGCAg GAGCTGGTGACCTGACTGGTGACCCCGTAGGGTATGTgacaggagcactggctgtgctGGTACATGCTGCATATTTGGTGCTCATTCAAAAGACAAGTGCAGATAGTGACTATGGACCCCtgacagcccaatatgccattgctGTTTCGGCTACTCCTTTTCTCATTATCTGCTCCTTTGCCAGCATGGATTCCATCAACGTCTGGTCTTTCCCAGGCTGGAAGGACCCTGTCATGACATGCACTTTTATTGCTTGCATCTTGTTTGGCTGTGCCATGAACTTTACCACCCTTCACTGCACCTACATTAACTCAGCTGTGACCACGAGCTTTGTTGGGGTGGTGAAGAGCATAGCAACCATCACAGTGGGGATGGTGGCATTCAATGATGTGGCGCCCACAAAGCTGTTTATAGCAGGTGTAGTGGTCAATACCTTGGGCTCTCTCATTTATTGTGTGGTCAAGTACATTGAGACCAGACGGCAGAGCAACTATGAAGACCTGGAGAAAGAAGCtagagaggaagaggagaagggacatgctggaGGCCAACCACCATTTGTCATGGAGGAGATATCCAAGGAGAAAGGGACTGAAGAGACAGCTGTAAAGGAATCAGCAACTGGGGATAGTCAGTGTGTAGAGGAACAGAAGGACAGCACTGTGGAGACAGCAAAGGTGCCCATTGTCCTAAAAGAAGCTAGCACTGAAGAAGTTAACAAGAGCTCATTAAAAGAGGCCTACCTTGGAGTATGGAGGTTGGTTAGGGTGACTAATTATATAAAGAAAgattatttaatagaaaatgagGAGTTACCAACTCCCTGA